One stretch of Diorhabda carinulata isolate Delta chromosome 5, icDioCari1.1, whole genome shotgun sequence DNA includes these proteins:
- the LOC130893934 gene encoding transmembrane protein 98-like yields MKPDYAEMIAAIAFGVLSAIFVSAFVILIVICKRQKLFYKSVFFEDIINRPEKHLIDAEPSELELGEVSANFEDIITDEQWIDDATGLIPHCLAILKTCRYLTERLTALAMSSTPLSGNFKQIVECAKRISSRVDDMVRSMYPPLDPRLLEARAAALTLAVTHLALLAKYECGSKERGLVWIDQSLQDMDSHLLFLREASVQQEMINKISNALNLSTPL; encoded by the exons atgaaaccagACTATGCAGAAATGATTGCAGCTATTGCTTTTGGCGTATTATCAGCAATTTTCGTCAGcgcttttgttattttaatagtaATATGTAAGAGGcagaaattgttttataaatcaGTGTTTTTCGAGGATATTATCAACAG ACCAGAAAAACATTTAATCGATGCAGAGCCGTCCGAATTGGAATTGGGCGAGGTTAGTGCAAATTTCGAAGACATTATAACTGACGAACAATGGATAGATGATGCAACCGGACTGATACCTCATTGCCTCGCAATTTTAAAAACTTGCCGATACCTCACTGAAAGGCTCACAGCTTTAGCTATGAGCTCAACACCTCTCTCTggaaatttcaaacaaattgtAGAG TGTGCAAAGCGAATATCAAGTAGAGTCGACGATATGGTGAGAAGCATGTACCCGCCGTTAGATCCTCGTCTATTGGAAGCCCGTGCAGCTGCTTTAACTTTGGCTGTCACCCATTTAGCTCTTTTGGCCAAATATGAGTGCGGTTCAAAAGAACGTGGCTTAGTATGGATAGATCAGTCTCTACAAGACATGGATTCTCATTTATTG TTTCTGAGAGAAGCTTCTGTTCAAcaagaaatgataaataaaatctcGAATGCTTTAAATCTTAGTACTCCTTTGTAa
- the LOC130893935 gene encoding uncharacterized protein C18orf19 homolog A gives MAIVLIRGLRKTVFSTRIWSKKHFSSLSYHPCNVALDNRVEHTFNKYKLTYVFPKQINGICKYSDDKKSDKPSKMSLFQKFKQMYKEYWYVLVPVHLITSTVWFGGFYYMAKSGIDIVHILETWHVSEKVLNPLRDSSMGYLAVAYACYKIATPARYTVTLGGTTISINYLKKWGYIKPVPSAERMKEIYQEKKETITKSVREGIKEKKETFMDSLHETKEGIKEKKDHLFKSVKQSTENKKNDSQTKG, from the exons ATGGCAATTGTCCTAATTAGGGGACTTAGAAAGACAGTTTTTAGTACTAGGATATGGAGTAAAAAGCATTTTTCGTCTTTATCATACCACCCGTGCAATGTAGCATTAGATAATCGCGTTGAACACACTTTTAACAAATACAAACTAACATAtgtttttccaaaacaaataaatgggATCTGCAAATATTCAGACgacaaaaaaagtgataaacCATCGAAGAtgagtttatttcaaaaattcaaacaaatgtaTAAAGAATATTGGTACGTGTTAGTACCTGTCCACCTAATTACATCCACTGTTTGGTTTGGCGGCTTTTATTACATGGCAAAGAG tggAATTGACATTGTACATATTTTGGAAACGTGGCATGTAAGTGAAAAGGTGCTAAATCCCTTGAGGGATTCCAGTATGGGGTATCTGGCAGTTGCATACGCGTGTTATAAAATTGCCACGCCCGCAAGGTACACGGTAACATTAGGGGGAACTACGATTTccattaattatttaaaaaagtggGGTTACATCAAACCTGTTCCAAGTGCTGAACGAATGAAAGAAATTTACCAAGAGAAAAAGGAAACAATTACAAAGAGCGTGAGGGAAGgaataaaagagaaaaaggAGACATTCATGGATAGTTTACATGAAACTAAAGAAGGCATAAAGGAAAAAAAGgatcatttatttaaaagtgtCAAACAGTCTactgaaaataagaaaaatgactCGCAAACTAAAggataa
- the LOC130893933 gene encoding integrin beta-PS-like isoform X1, translated as MSILIVAYITINFINFSFTQSVNTTCEIKENCQECIQEYDCEWCIEPKFENVDGGAHCRSKSSTSKWCDESKLISPKMTIRTIEDEDFSDEEDRKIQMKPQRVKLSLRKGEKFDLRFKFQNAANYPVDLYYIMDLSKSMEKYKKNLAQLGIKLADTMRKITKDFLIGFGSFIDKVELPFVSTVPSKLKHPCKTDTGQCVSPYSFKNMLPLSRDYNSFVEKVKTANVSGNLDSPEGGFDAIMQAMVCKKKIKWRDQARHLLVFSTDAEFHIAGDGKLAGVIEPNPARCYEDDKEYLIYDYPSVSQINYVAKENNINIIFAIVKKTYIKSSYQLLSDIIENSKFGQLDEKDDDSVIKLIVDNYRKIVQSVKFTSNASEEIDVQFSSNCNGSVNSDRCSNVHVGQVIDFTATIQLRQCPENGERRKFISIRPESLNESLIVEVDLLCDCPCSKKSDETYEPNSPKCNEMGDLSCGVCSCSEGRFGKNCQCDKTQSQSENTTLCIKPGTTGICSGSGVCRCGKCECNAVANNPGEKFTGQYCECDNFSCKRIGGILCSGKGTCNCNKCECFKGFSGDDCKCDLSTTNCRSPDNDKICSGHGKCICNRCECEMQNNNRYSGKFCEECTSCPAQRCEELRPCVECQVYKAGIYKDVCDTNCTLFKTEKLRKFDIEENGEFKKCKILDINSCIINFEYSYTEDDKLIVKALDKKICPEPPNVLAWILGVIGAILIVGLLTLLMWKILTTIHDKREYAKFENEQKKLKWGRNDNPLYKGATTTFDNPGYHRNSVRYSLKKE; from the exons ATGTCGATCTTAATAGTTGCTtatattacaattaattttataaatttttcttttactcAATCGGTTAATACTACTTGTGAAATAAAGGAGAACTGTCAAGAGTGCATTCAAGAATACGATTGTGAATGGTGCATTGAAcccaaatttgaaaat gtAGATGGAGGAGCTCATTGCAGATCTAAAAGTTCAACATCAAAATGGTGCGACgaatcaaaattgatttcacCTAAAATGACGATCCGAACAATCGAAGACGAAGATTTCTCGGACGAAGAAGATCGGAAGATACAAATGAAACCGCAACGAGTGAAATTATCTCTGAGGAAAGGAGAAAAATTCGATTTgagattcaaatttcaaaacgcCGCCAATTACCCCGTCGACTTATACTACATAATGGACTTATCGAAATCTATGGAgaaatacaaaaagaatttgGCGCAATTAGGAATCAAATTAGCCGATACTATgagaaaaataactaaagatTTTCTTATCGGATTCGGTAGTTTCATCGATAAAGTGGAATTGCCGTTCGTCAGCACCGTTCCTTCGAA gTTGAAACACCCCTGCAAAACGGATACCGGCCAGTGCGTTAGTCCGTACAGTTTCAAAAACATGCTACCACTATCCAGAGACTATAATAGTTTCGTGGAAAAAGTGAAAACTGCCAATGTCTCGGGAAATCTTGATTCCCCGGAAGGCGGCTTTGATGCCATAATGCAAGCGATGGTCTGCAAGAAGAAGATTAAATGGCGAGATCAAGCTCGTCATCTATTAGTTTTTTCCACTG ATGCAGAATTTCATATAGCCGGCGATGGTAAATTGGCGGGTGTTATAGAACCGAATCCAGCGAGGTGTTACGAAGAtgacaaagaatatttaatctACGATTATCCTTCGGTATCTCAAATAAATTACGTcgcaaaagaaaataatataaatattatttttgctatagtgaaaaaaacatatataaaatcatCATATCAACTCTTATcagatattatagaaaattcgaaattcGGCCAATTAGACGAAAAAGACGACGACAGCgttattaaattaattgtagACAACTACAGG AAAATTGTTCAAAGTGTTAAATTCACATCGAATGCTAGCGAAGAAATAGACGTGCAATTTTCTTCTAACTGTAACGGGTCGGTTAACTCAGATCGTTGTAGTAACGTCCACGTTGGCCAAGTGATCGATTTTACGGCCACCATTCAATTAAGACAGTGTCCCGAAAATGgcgaaagaagaaaatttatttctataagaCCGGAATCGCTCAACGAGAGTTTAATAGTTGAAGTGGATCTTCTATGCGATTGTCCTTGTTCGAAAAAAAGTGACGAGACGTATGAGCCGAATTCGCCGAAATGTAACGAGATGGGAGATCTGAGTTGTGGAGTCTGTAGTTGTTCTGAAGGTAGATTCGGTAAAAATTGTCAATGTGACAAAACGCAAAGTCAATCGGAGAATACGACGTTATGCATTAAACCAGGAACGACAGGTATTTGTTCGG GATCTGGTGTATGTAGATGTGGTAAATGCGAATGCAATGCCGTAGCTAACAATCCAGGCGAGAAATTCACCGGTCAATATTGCGAATGCgataatttttcatgtaaaagAATAGGCGGAATTTTATGTTCTGGTAAAG gTACGTGTAATTGTAACAAATGCGAATGTTTTAAAGGATTTTCCGGAGACGATTGCAAATGTGACTTATCAACAACGAATTGCAGATCGCCGGACAACGATAAAATTTGTTCCGGTCACGGTAAATGTATTTGCAATAGGTGCGAATGCGAAATGCAAAATAACAACAGATATTCCGGTAAATTTTGCGAAGAGTGCACGTCATGTCCGGCGCAAAG GTGTGAGGAGTTACGACCGTGCGTGGAATGTCAGGTGTACAAGGCTGGAATTTACAAAGATGTTTGCGATACGAATTGTACTTTATTTAAAACGGAGAAATTACGTAAATTCGATATAGAAGAAAACggagaatttaaaaaatgtaaaatactgGATATCAATTCgtgtataataaattttgaatattcatatactgaagatgataaattaattgttaaagcattggataaaaaaatatgtcctGAACCACCAAATGTTTTAg CTTGGATATTGGGAGTAATAGGGGCCATTCTTATAGTTGGTTTATTGACGTTATTAATGTGGAAAATATTAACGACGATCCACGATAAACGAGAATACGCCAAATTCGAAAACgaacaaaagaaattgaaatgggGTAGGAACGATAACCCATTGTATAAAGGAGCTACCACTACATTTGATAATCCTGGTTACCATAGAAATAGTGTCAGATATTCCTTGAAGAAGGAATAA
- the LOC130893933 gene encoding integrin beta-PS-like isoform X2, translated as MTIRTIEDEDFSDEEDRKIQMKPQRVKLSLRKGEKFDLRFKFQNAANYPVDLYYIMDLSKSMEKYKKNLAQLGIKLADTMRKITKDFLIGFGSFIDKVELPFVSTVPSKLKHPCKTDTGQCVSPYSFKNMLPLSRDYNSFVEKVKTANVSGNLDSPEGGFDAIMQAMVCKKKIKWRDQARHLLVFSTDAEFHIAGDGKLAGVIEPNPARCYEDDKEYLIYDYPSVSQINYVAKENNINIIFAIVKKTYIKSSYQLLSDIIENSKFGQLDEKDDDSVIKLIVDNYRKIVQSVKFTSNASEEIDVQFSSNCNGSVNSDRCSNVHVGQVIDFTATIQLRQCPENGERRKFISIRPESLNESLIVEVDLLCDCPCSKKSDETYEPNSPKCNEMGDLSCGVCSCSEGRFGKNCQCDKTQSQSENTTLCIKPGTTGICSGSGVCRCGKCECNAVANNPGEKFTGQYCECDNFSCKRIGGILCSGKGTCNCNKCECFKGFSGDDCKCDLSTTNCRSPDNDKICSGHGKCICNRCECEMQNNNRYSGKFCEECTSCPAQRCEELRPCVECQVYKAGIYKDVCDTNCTLFKTEKLRKFDIEENGEFKKCKILDINSCIINFEYSYTEDDKLIVKALDKKICPEPPNVLAWILGVIGAILIVGLLTLLMWKILTTIHDKREYAKFENEQKKLKWGRNDNPLYKGATTTFDNPGYHRNSVRYSLKKE; from the exons ATGACGATCCGAACAATCGAAGACGAAGATTTCTCGGACGAAGAAGATCGGAAGATACAAATGAAACCGCAACGAGTGAAATTATCTCTGAGGAAAGGAGAAAAATTCGATTTgagattcaaatttcaaaacgcCGCCAATTACCCCGTCGACTTATACTACATAATGGACTTATCGAAATCTATGGAgaaatacaaaaagaatttgGCGCAATTAGGAATCAAATTAGCCGATACTATgagaaaaataactaaagatTTTCTTATCGGATTCGGTAGTTTCATCGATAAAGTGGAATTGCCGTTCGTCAGCACCGTTCCTTCGAA gTTGAAACACCCCTGCAAAACGGATACCGGCCAGTGCGTTAGTCCGTACAGTTTCAAAAACATGCTACCACTATCCAGAGACTATAATAGTTTCGTGGAAAAAGTGAAAACTGCCAATGTCTCGGGAAATCTTGATTCCCCGGAAGGCGGCTTTGATGCCATAATGCAAGCGATGGTCTGCAAGAAGAAGATTAAATGGCGAGATCAAGCTCGTCATCTATTAGTTTTTTCCACTG ATGCAGAATTTCATATAGCCGGCGATGGTAAATTGGCGGGTGTTATAGAACCGAATCCAGCGAGGTGTTACGAAGAtgacaaagaatatttaatctACGATTATCCTTCGGTATCTCAAATAAATTACGTcgcaaaagaaaataatataaatattatttttgctatagtgaaaaaaacatatataaaatcatCATATCAACTCTTATcagatattatagaaaattcgaaattcGGCCAATTAGACGAAAAAGACGACGACAGCgttattaaattaattgtagACAACTACAGG AAAATTGTTCAAAGTGTTAAATTCACATCGAATGCTAGCGAAGAAATAGACGTGCAATTTTCTTCTAACTGTAACGGGTCGGTTAACTCAGATCGTTGTAGTAACGTCCACGTTGGCCAAGTGATCGATTTTACGGCCACCATTCAATTAAGACAGTGTCCCGAAAATGgcgaaagaagaaaatttatttctataagaCCGGAATCGCTCAACGAGAGTTTAATAGTTGAAGTGGATCTTCTATGCGATTGTCCTTGTTCGAAAAAAAGTGACGAGACGTATGAGCCGAATTCGCCGAAATGTAACGAGATGGGAGATCTGAGTTGTGGAGTCTGTAGTTGTTCTGAAGGTAGATTCGGTAAAAATTGTCAATGTGACAAAACGCAAAGTCAATCGGAGAATACGACGTTATGCATTAAACCAGGAACGACAGGTATTTGTTCGG GATCTGGTGTATGTAGATGTGGTAAATGCGAATGCAATGCCGTAGCTAACAATCCAGGCGAGAAATTCACCGGTCAATATTGCGAATGCgataatttttcatgtaaaagAATAGGCGGAATTTTATGTTCTGGTAAAG gTACGTGTAATTGTAACAAATGCGAATGTTTTAAAGGATTTTCCGGAGACGATTGCAAATGTGACTTATCAACAACGAATTGCAGATCGCCGGACAACGATAAAATTTGTTCCGGTCACGGTAAATGTATTTGCAATAGGTGCGAATGCGAAATGCAAAATAACAACAGATATTCCGGTAAATTTTGCGAAGAGTGCACGTCATGTCCGGCGCAAAG GTGTGAGGAGTTACGACCGTGCGTGGAATGTCAGGTGTACAAGGCTGGAATTTACAAAGATGTTTGCGATACGAATTGTACTTTATTTAAAACGGAGAAATTACGTAAATTCGATATAGAAGAAAACggagaatttaaaaaatgtaaaatactgGATATCAATTCgtgtataataaattttgaatattcatatactgaagatgataaattaattgttaaagcattggataaaaaaatatgtcctGAACCACCAAATGTTTTAg CTTGGATATTGGGAGTAATAGGGGCCATTCTTATAGTTGGTTTATTGACGTTATTAATGTGGAAAATATTAACGACGATCCACGATAAACGAGAATACGCCAAATTCGAAAACgaacaaaagaaattgaaatgggGTAGGAACGATAACCCATTGTATAAAGGAGCTACCACTACATTTGATAATCCTGGTTACCATAGAAATAGTGTCAGATATTCCTTGAAGAAGGAATAA